One segment of Mastomys coucha isolate ucsf_1 unplaced genomic scaffold, UCSF_Mcou_1 pScaffold23, whole genome shotgun sequence DNA contains the following:
- the LOC116072752 gene encoding olfactory receptor 18-like encodes MNSYNLTRTLEFLLLGLPEDPELQPILFALFLLIYLLTVLGNVLILLAISYDSHLHSPMYFFLFSLSLSDMGFSSTTVPKMLINMQTHNKSITFAACLTQVSFFFFFGDMDSLLLTVMAYDRWVAICYPLHYQVILNPHLCRCLVIVSFFISLVSSQIHCLMVSQLTFCTNMEIPQFFCDVPELVKLACSDTTINDIIMFLLSIILGFLPVSGIFYSYYKITSSIFRVPSMLGKYKAFSTCGSHLSVVCLFYGTGIGVYLSSTVSSSSRESVVASVMYTMVVPMMNPFIYSLRNKDIKKALQKIVRQIM; translated from the coding sequence ATGAACTCATATAATTTAACAAGAACTTTGGAATTCCTTCTCCTTGGACTCCCAGAGGATCCTGAACTGCAGCCAATCTTATTTGCACTATTCCTGCTCATATACCTGCTCACTGTACTTGGAAATGTGCTTATCCTCTTGGCCATCAGCTATGATTCCCACCTCCATAGCCCGATGTACTTCTTTCTCTTCAGTCTTTCATTGTCTGACATGGGCTTCAGCAGCACCACAGTTCCCAAAATGCTGATAAACATGCAGACCCATAACAAATCCATAACTTTTGCAGCCTGCCTAACTcaggtgtctttcttctttttctttggcgATATGGACAGCCTATTACTGACTGTGATGGCCTATGACCGATGGGTGGCCATTTGTTACCCTCTGCACTACCAAGTCATTCTGAACCCTCATCTGTGTAGATGTTTGGTGATAGTGTCATTTTTCATTAGTCTTGTGAGTTCACAAATACACTGCTTGATGGTGTCACAACTAACATTTTGCACTAACATGGAAATCCCTCAGTTCTTTTGTGATGTTCCAGAGCTTGTAAAACTTGCTTGTTCTGACACTACTATCAATGACATAATCATGTTTCTTTTAAGCATCATTCTTGGTTTCCTCCCTGTCTCAGGAATATTTTATTCCTACTATAAAATAACTTCCTCCATTTTTAGAGTTCCATCAATGTTAGGGAAATATAAAGCATTCTCTACCTGTGGATCTCACCTGtcagttgtttgtttattttatggaaCAGGTATAGGTGTCTACCTTAGTTCAACAGTTTCTAGTTCTTCTAGGGAAAGTGTGGTGGCCTCGGTAATGTATACCATGGTGGTTCCCATGATGAACCCcttcatctacagcctgaggaacaagGACATCAAGAAAGCCCTTCAGAAAATTGTCAGACAAATAATGTAG